In the genome of Ureibacillus sp. FSL W7-1570, the window ATGAAGGATGGGTCCATCAAATAGGCTTGTGCCATCAGCGCTTTTCTTTCGTATACGGCAAATTCATTGACGATGCCCAATTGTTCGGCTTTTCTCGCCTTTTCCTTCAGATTCGCTATCTCTTGTCTTAATTCTTCAGGCGTCATTTGGGCATATGTTTTTTTCATCCATTCTCCCTCTTTTCATCGATAAATCGATCGATCATTTCTATTGGAAATCCTTTTTGATAAAGGGCTTGTTTCACTTTCAATTCCAGCTGTTTGCCCTCAAATTTCCGGACATATTTATTCCAAATTTTTTCACCTTGAACAGCAATCAATTCGTACCATTCATCATCATCTCGCTCCAGCTCGATTTGGTCAAGTATTTCATTCACGATTTCAAAGGAATAGCCTTTTCGAATCAATGTGTCTTGAATTTTTTGCTTGATTTGAGCGGGCGTTTTTTTCGGATTCATTTTCACCGTTTTTTCGGCGAGCTGCATGG includes:
- a CDS encoding YfhH family protein translates to MKKTYAQMTPEELRQEIANLKEKARKAEQLGIVNEFAVYERKALMAQAYLMDPSFIKPGEIYRIEGAPGEYFKVEYLKGRFAWGFRLHGEKFEEALPISMLIPLKEEE